In Bombus vancouverensis nearcticus chromosome 12, iyBomVanc1_principal, whole genome shotgun sequence, the genomic stretch TCTTGACAAGCAACAGCAAGACTTTGTAAATTAGCTTCTTTCATATCCGCTACTAATCGTTCTACTTGTAATTTTTTCTCAACAATTGCTGACTCTAAACTTACTACTTCCAATTTTAATGTTTCCGCACATTGGGAAGCTAATTCAGCAGAACGTTTAGCTTGTTCTACTTCATTTTGAAGATGTTCGACTTCAGTAATGATTTTACGTTCCATTATTTGTCTTTCATCTGTTTCACGACTTATATTATGTTGTTCTATAGCAAGTTCTTCCATAACTAATCTGCAATGCAAAAGAACACAATTAACTTTGTGCTATATCAAAAAAGTTAAGCTTATAATCTTTTACCTAATTTTATTTTTGCACTGAAGTAATTCTGTTTCACAATTCGCAAGTTTTGATCTCAGTAAAGtaatttctgattttaatgtcttTTCTTGTTGTCTAACTATTTCACTTTCTTCTTCGACATGTGCTAGTTCTTTTAACTATAAAAACAAACACTATTACAAGAAGAGTtaccaaaatacttagaagggaggatgaaatgaaaggacagaaaaatattagcaagattcagatgtggaaacgagaccaaagcaagggatactggaaagaagagggagaaaaaagatgcagattatgtagaaggaaagaagaagacctgagacatgtaatagaagaatgcgaAATAACGGAAGGACCAAAGGACACGGAAAAAATACTaaatgagactggagaaggactaacagaactaaaagcaataatagagaagagaagggcaataCAAGACGGGGAGGAATGACAATAAGGAAGTACAGCAAGGAGGCAAAAGCTCAAAAGTTGCCATAGTTTTAGAGACAGAATAATTAAGGGAGTGCAATATAATAGAGTGGATAAAAGGGGAGGTAGATATATAAGAAGCGGAATAGGTaaaagagatgtaaaaccgaaagctcatccaaagccgaaaggaacggactaagcaataataaaataaaataaaaataaaataataaaaacaaacacTATTACAATCATGATAATTATACAAAGTATTGTCATATTGTATGAAATACCTGTTCTTCAATAAGACGTCCTGTAGTTTCCATGCGATTTACTTCCTGAGAAATGAAATCCATCTGATGcatttgttctctatttttAGTTTCCCAATACAATATTTCAGCATCAAACTGAagataaattatgaaatatatgtTTACAAATTTTGTCAcgattgaattattaaaaatataactaaatatataattacgtaattCGTACTTTAGTAAGATCCGCTTGCTGTGCATTAATAGTATCACGTTGTTTATTGACTAGTCTAATAAGTTCAACATAGCGTTGAGTGTAAGCAACTGTAACCATATTTTGAGTTTGACCAGATAATTGGTTCACAGATTGAGCTTGTCCTTTTGTTTCTTGAAATTCCTAAGCATACAAGAAAGATTAACAGCATTAATTGCAGTAACTATATTATTGTTATCATGATATTATGTCTACACCAACATATTGATCTAGCTATCTATATCTATGTATACCAATGTATTGAACTAGCTATCTatatttgtgtatatatttaaaaaatatcttgtCTGTAGAACCTGAATAAGATTTCTCTTTAGTTTGACAGAATTACTGGAAGATGGTTGATCTTCTTTATGAACATGAGGACTTCCAATATTTGTACTAGATTGAAACTGTGATCTTCCAGGACTATTTAAATTAGGTGGTGGAGGATCTCTGTATGGGGGTAAAGTTCTTAAAGGTGGTGAAGCTGGACCTGGAGGATCCCTATATGGGGGAACTTCACGCACTTTCTTTTGTGATAAATGTGTGTTACTTTCACTGCTACTAGCACGGGTAGGAGACTGAGCTggtttttgcatattttttcttatattcAATTCCTTATTTTTTAAATGCAACGTAGGTTGAACTATGGCAACATTTTCCATCGGAAtctaaaatataaatgtaaaatatgaaaagatATTATACACAATTAGTTATGAGAATGCACAAATaacttaaatattatttacttcTGTATTATTTTCCATAACATGTCCATGTAATCCTCCAAACGTTAATGATTTTCTGATGTCACGATTTCTATCAAGACATCCTTGTAAGTCATCAAATTCGGAATTTGGGGTTGTGGTATTTTTAACATCATCTTGTGCACTATTATGTTCTGAGGCAGAACTCATCACACCATTTGATCGTGTACCATGGTTTAAACGAGTTCCTAATGAACTAGAAGCCTTATTATTTTCTGGGGTAGAACGTCTTAATATCAATTGGACTTCTGAAGAATATTCTCCCCATTTCATCAGAATCTTattaaaaagaattatattattatacaaacccatataagttataaattaattatttaaaaattgaatgcATTAATACCTTTAAAGGATTCTCATATGGAGCTAAAAGACGCTCGTTAGTTCTCCACCTTTCTATTAAAGTAAATCTACCTGTTTGGCCCGTTGCATGGGCAAGAGCATATACTACATCCTAAAagttacattttattatacagACTATGcttctattaaattattaaagtatAGAATTCagtgtttaaaattataaatattgcatCATCCAACACAATTgtgatatttaaataaacattgctAACCTGACATGTAGTGGTTTCTGTAACACCACATACAATACGCTGTATTCCTTCTACCCATACTTTTAGCTCCATAACGTCACCAATTTAGAATCCCAAGATTAAGCCTTTGCATTGCAAAATTTTATTCCTGCAAAAGGATAGACCACCCGTCAAACTTAAATTTACGTCGTATCATTAGAGTGAATATTTCACGCAATAAGAAAGTCAATGATTACATGCGTTCactgataattattatcaagcTTCATTAAATAAACATGCTTGATAAAACTTAAATAATATTGCAATAATTCGTTGCTTATAACCTTAACTATATAATTATCAAAATGACAGATTTACGTCCATGTTAATGCAGAAGATAGGTAAACGCTTTTCTCTACGTTCATTAGCAGTTTGGCCACTTTGTTAGAAAATTAGGCTTTTTTAATCAATAATTAATCGATATGCACCTTTAACAGACAAATGCATTTCTTTTACATATCCTCAAATTATACAATTCATAATATTTGATACTAAATAATCAAAGAAATTTGATAAGAAACATTCAGTAGTACACGTAATTCTAATTTTACTACATCACACAAGAGGGAGTTGAAAACCTCCGTATAGGGAAATGAGTTATTCCTTTCATATTACAATCTATTTTAATTAAGAATGTGGCTTTCCTCGTTCAGTGTTTATTGTTGACATGTGGTGAATTTTATatgattaatttttttataataacttGCATATAGTTtgaaatatatagtataaataaAATGCCGAAAGTACGCACGCAAAAAACAACTCGTACCCATAAAGAAGTCGCAAAACAGGGTATGATATATctataatatgtatttttcttgtgaagtgattaatttttaatgataCATTAATTTTCCAGGAATTTTATTCAATACGAATATTGGACAACATATTCTAAAAAATCCGCTTGTTATTCAAAGTATGGTTGAAAAAGCGGCAGTTAGACCAACAGATGTTGTATTAGAAATAGGTCCAGGTACTGGTAATATGACAGTAAAATTACTGGACAAAGCTAAAAAAGTAATAGCATGTGAATTGGATGTTCGAATGGTAGCTGAGTTACAGAAACGTGTGCAAGGTACAATTTATCAgtcaaaattacaaattatgatAGGCGATGTCTTGAAAACAGACTTACCATTTTTTGATTTATGTGTTGCCAATATACCATATCAAATATCATCACCTTTAGTATTCAAATTACTTTTACATAGGCCACTGTTCAGGTATGTTCagtttgtttaaaaatttatttattgatatttgagaaattataaatttttaacataCAGGGAATACAAGCAGAAATGGACTTAGCACATTATTTTCTGCAGATGTGCCGTACTTATGTTTCAAAGAGAGTTTGCTGAACGTTTAGTAGCTAAACCAGGAGATAAATTATATTGTCGTTTAAGTATAAATACTCAGTTGTTAGCACGAGTGGACTTGCTTATGAAAGTAGGGAAAAACAATTTTAGACCACCACCAAAAGTAGAGTCAAATGTAGTTAGAATAGAACCACGTAATCCACCACCTCCAATTAATTACCAAGAATGGGATGGTTTAACACGAATTGCATTTGTCAGAAAAAATAAAACTCTCTCAGCAGCATTTAAGCAAACTACAGTCTTAACAATGTTGGAGAAAAATTACAAGCTTCATTGTAGTTTGAATAACAAGGTAATCAAAGATAGGTATTACAATAAGTATTATAAGAATATTAGTTTAAATGTTACAAAACTTCTTGTTTTATGATATGTAGGAAATTCCAGAGGGATTTAATATCAAGGAAATGATAAATGATATTTTACAAATAGCAGATGCAGAAAATAAACGTGCAAGAACTATGGATATAGATGATTTTATCAGGTATACAAATGTTAtatgaattattttaataatcat encodes the following:
- the RASSF8 gene encoding ras association domain-containing protein 8 isoform X2; translation: MELKVWVEGIQRIVCGVTETTTCQDVVYALAHATGQTGRFTLIERWRTNERLLAPYENPLKILMKWGEYSSEVQLILRRSTPENNKASSSLGTRLNHGTRSNGVMSSASEHNSAQDDVKNTTTPNSEFDDLQGCLDRNRDIRKSLTFGGLHGHVMENNTEIPMENVAIVQPTLHLKNKELNIRKNMQKPAQSPTRASSSESNTHLSQKKEFQETKGQAQSVNQLSGQTQNMVTVAYTQRYVELIRLVNKQRDTINAQQADLTKFDAEILYWETKNREQMHQMDFISQEVNRMETTGRLIEEQLKELAHVEEESEIVRQQEKTLKSEITLLRSKLANCETELLQCKNKIRLVMEELAIEQHNISRETDERQIMERKIITEVEHLQNEVEQAKRSAELASQCAETLKLEVVSLESAIVEKKLQVERLVADMKEANLQSLAVACQDEQVKSLFEGTHKPGSTRKMIGSPRQLETAVPTSKNPHGVWV
- the LOC117155361 gene encoding putative dimethyladenosine transferase, translated to MPKVRTQKTTRTHKEVAKQGILFNTNIGQHILKNPLVIQSMVEKAAVRPTDVVLEIGPGTGNMTVKLLDKAKKVIACELDVRMVAELQKRVQGTIYQSKLQIMIGDVLKTDLPFFDLCVANIPYQISSPLVFKLLLHRPLFRCAVLMFQREFAERLVAKPGDKLYCRLSINTQLLARVDLLMKVGKNNFRPPPKVESNVVRIEPRNPPPPINYQEWDGLTRIAFVRKNKTLSAAFKQTTVLTMLEKNYKLHCSLNNKEIPEGFNIKEMINDILQIADAENKRARTMDIDDFISLLHAFNVQGVHFT
- the RASSF8 gene encoding ras association domain-containing protein 8 isoform X1, with amino-acid sequence MELKVWVEGIQRIVCGVTETTTCQDVVYALAHATGQTGRFTLIERWRTNERLLAPYENPLKILMKWGEYSSEVQLILRRSTPENNKASSSLGTRLNHGTRSNGVMSSASEHNSAQDDVKNTTTPNSEFDDLQGCLDRNRDIRKSLTFGGLHGHVMENNTEIPMENVAIVQPTLHLKNKELNIRKNMQKPAQSPTRASSSESNTHLSQKKVREVPPYRDPPGPASPPLRTLPPYRDPPPPNLNSPGRSQFQSSTNIGSPHVHKEDQPSSSNSVKLKRNLIQEFQETKGQAQSVNQLSGQTQNMVTVAYTQRYVELIRLVNKQRDTINAQQADLTKFDAEILYWETKNREQMHQMDFISQEVNRMETTGRLIEEQLKELAHVEEESEIVRQQEKTLKSEITLLRSKLANCETELLQCKNKIRLVMEELAIEQHNISRETDERQIMERKIITEVEHLQNEVEQAKRSAELASQCAETLKLEVVSLESAIVEKKLQVERLVADMKEANLQSLAVACQDEQVKSLFEGTHKPGSTRKMIGSPRQLETAVPTSKNPHGVWV